Within the Burkholderia ubonensis genome, the region CGAGCACCTGTGCATACAGGTAGTGCGCGTGCGCGTTGTTCGGATGCGCGTCGATGACTTGCGACAGCTGCGTGTCGGCGCGCTGCCAGTCGCGCTGCGCGATCGACTGTTCGACCTGCTGCAGCGACGGTACCGCGAACGCGGCGGACGACAACGTCAGCAGCGCGAAGCCGAGAGCGGCGAGGGATTTCTTCATGATCGAACCGGGCGCGCGCGCCCGTCTCCTTGGGATCGATGCGCGCCGCGCCGGCACCCCGGGCGGCGCGCGCCGTTACTGCGCGGGCGTATCGAGCTGCTTCTTCAGCGCAGCGAGTCGATCCTCGACCGACGGGCCCTTGTTCAGCGCGGCGAGCTTGTCGTCGAGCGCCTTGCCGCTCGACGTGTCGGCCGAATTGAGGCGGGCGTCCGAACGCGCGTTCTGCAGCGCGACCTTGTCCTCGAGCTTCTGGAAATCTTCCGACAGGTTCTTGCCGCCGATCCCGCCGAGCGCGGTGGCCGCGACGTCCTTCGCCTGCGCGATTTCCTGCTTCGCCTGCAGGATGTTCGAGCGGGCGTTCAGGTCGTTGCGGCGCTGGCGCATCTCGGCGATCTGCCCCTTCAGCCTGTCGACCGACGGCTCGAGCGTCGCGAGTTCGGCGGCGAGCGCATCGCGCTCCGCCTCGGCGTTCGCCTGCGCGCCGAGCGCTTCGCGCGCGAGCGACTCGTCGCCCGACTGCAGCGCGCGCCTGGCGCCGTCCTCGTACTTCTTCACCTTGTCGTCGGCCGCATCGCGCTTGCTGCGCTGGGTCGCGACCTGCGCCTCGATCTCGATCAGCGAGTTCTCGGCGCGGCCGATGCTGTCGTCGAGCTCTCGCACGATCTGCCGTGCGTCGCGCGACGGGTCCTGCACCGAGTCGGCCGCGTCGTTCAGCAAGCCCTTGAGCGTGCGCGAAATAGAGTCGAAAAGCGACATGAAATCCTCCGTGTGTGAAAGGCGCCGCATCGTAGCGGCGTGGCCCTCGGCGGTGCCGGTTCCGGCCCGCGATTGCCGGCGGATATTACACCACCGGATCACTTAAATACGGCTTAAACGTGCAAGTTCAAGCGATGCGAATTCCGGGCCGGAAAACCGCGCGCCGAGTCTTTCATGATTGAAAGCCCGGGCGCGCGGGTTTCGTGTTCATGATAGGCCGGGCAGGCGGGCAAAATGGCGCGCGCAGCGCCGCGGCGCGGGAATTTTTACAAAAAATCGCGAAGCCAATCGATTGATTTCATTAAAATGCGCTGTCACGTCGCGGGAACGGATCGCCGCGCGACGCGGTCTGTCGACGTGACGAATGTGTCACGATGCACTCTCTCTCGATTCATCCGCTTGCATTCCGCATGCGTCCGAGGGCGCAATGCGCGCCCGCCATTCCGACATGCCAATTATCAAACGACCGCCTTCTTCTCCCGCCAGGAACGAACCTCACTACACGCTGCGCCGTTCGCCCGCGGGAGCCTATTACACCGATGACGACGACCGCGATGCGCACCGCGGCGGGTCGCATGACGGCGGCGGCGGGGGCCGCCGCTCGTTCCGCTCGCGCGTCGCGCTGTGGTTCGTCGGCCTGTTCGCCACGCTGGCCGTCGTCGGCGCGCTGATCGTCGGCTATGCGCTCGTCGTGATGGCGCCGCAGCTGCCGTCGCTCGATGCGCTGACGAACTACCAGCCGAAGGTGCCGTTGCGCGTCTACTCCGCCGATCACGTGCTGATCGGCGAATTCGGCGAGGAGCGCCGCAGCCTCGTGCGCTTCCAGGAGATTCCCGACGTGATGAAGAAGGCGGTGCTCGCGATCGAGGACTACCGCTTCTACGAACACGGCGGCGTCGACTTCCTCGGCATCCTGCGTGCCGGCGTCGCCGACCTGATGCACGGCGGCGCGCGCCAGGGCGCGAGCACGATCACGATGCAGGTCGCGCGCAACTTCTTCCTGTCGAGCGAGAAGACCTACACGCGCAAGATCTACGAAATGCTGCTCGCGTACAAGATCGAGAAGGCCCTGACGAAGGACCAGATCCTCGAGCTGTACATGAACCAGATCTACCTCGGCCAGCGCGCGTACGGTTTCGCCGCGGCTGCGCGGGT harbors:
- a CDS encoding PspA/IM30 family protein, producing the protein MSLFDSISRTLKGLLNDAADSVQDPSRDARQIVRELDDSIGRAENSLIEIEAQVATQRSKRDAADDKVKKYEDGARRALQSGDESLAREALGAQANAEAERDALAAELATLEPSVDRLKGQIAEMRQRRNDLNARSNILQAKQEIAQAKDVAATALGGIGGKNLSEDFQKLEDKVALQNARSDARLNSADTSSGKALDDKLAALNKGPSVEDRLAALKKQLDTPAQ